The genomic interval GATGAATCCCAGGTTTGGGGCTTGAACAACTTGTAAATGAGGTGCTGTTCCTGAGACTTGGAAGCCTGGGGGAGGAGCAGTGTGAGGGAGACCGGGGAGTCCTTCTTGGGGCATATTAGGTTCGAGATGCTTGTTGGTGTGTCCGAGAAGACACACCCAGATTGTACTCTAGCCCTCAAGGGCAGGGTCTGCCAAATCCAGGGCAGACTGTAAGCATTTTTTTAACAGACacacagttatttatttatttttggctgcattaggtcttcattgctgcacgtgggctttctctagttgcgtcgagcgggagctactcttcgttgcgttgcgcgagcttctcattgcggtggcttctcttgttgcagagcatgggctctaggtgcacggccttcagtagttgtggcatgtgggctcagtaattgtggctcatgggctctagagcgcaggctcagcagttgtggtgcactggacttacttagttgctcctcagcatgtgggatcttcccagaccagggcttgaacccgtgttccctgcattggcaggcggattcttaaccactgctccaccagggaagttaCCGTAAGCATATTAGACACTCTAAACACTGAAAAGATCAAGACACCTTGACCCATATAGAATTCAAAATAAAGACAATGTTAAACATGAAAACCAGGACTTCCCTGACTGTcaggtggttaagactctgtgcttccactgcagggggcctggcttctatccctggtcagggaactaagatcccacaagccccatggccccaggggtgggggtagggagacatgaaaaccaaaaaataacccATTGCTGTAATTAAAATGGCTCTACGCTGGATTTTCTGAATGCAAAATTCTGGATGATTTAATTAAACACGAATTTTTCTCCCTGCTTTGCTGGTGCACCAAGTGCGCGGGTGGTCAGCCTATTGAGTAACATATCCCAGAGCCGGTTCCTGGGCTGGGCTGAATTGATGGGTCTGGAGTGAATTCAATGTAAGAATGTTCcacgaatgaataaataaacagtggTTTAAGTTTCCCCCCTTATACCGACTGAGCTGACAGCCCTCTGAGAAGGCAGTGAGTCCCAAACCTGGGACACACAGTCACCCAGGCTTGCTTCCCAGTCGCTTGGTCTCCCAGGGCTCCAGGTTCCCAAGACAGCTCTGGGGCTTTCTGGTGACCACCTGCCACTACCCTCTACATCACAGCtccctgctgccctctgctgcccAGTGGCCTAGGGACCATGAGAAGCCCTGGAAGGGGTCAATGAGTGGCTCAGGGAATTCAGAAACCCCAGGGTCCAGGGACTGAGGTGACTCAATGTCAGAGAGTGGGCAATGACCGAGCAACTGGGGGATTAGTTAATCCCGGGGTCCAGGGACTGAAGGACCAGGTGACTGAGTACCTGAGATGCCCCCACTTGTGACCACATAATCTAGTGGTCGAGCAACCTCAAGACCCTGCAGCTGCGGGCCCAGGGTCCGAGGGAGAGACCATGATTGAGGGCTCGGGGGTCTAGGATCAAGGGGCTTCGTGAACTGGCGAACCGAGTGTCCCGGGACCTGGCGGTCGCTGGACGGTCGCCGGACGGTCGCCCTCGCCTCTGTCCACACTCCCTCCGCTCGACGCTGCCCCGTCTTACTCATTACTGAGTCCTCGGAAGCGTGGACCAATCAAAACACTCCTCGTGTCTCCAGTCCCCTCCCAGCCGCTGCTCTGGAAGGCTATGGGCGGGTCCTTTCCACGCGGACCCAATGGAAGTGCAGGCGGAGCGCCGTGCGGGCTGGCGATTGGCTGCCGTTGCGGGCACTGTCAGAGCCGGATTGGCCGGCGGCGGAGACGGAAGCGACCAGGGCCCGAGTTGCCGGAGCCCGGCCGGGGCGATGAGGAGCGCGGGCCGCGGCCGAGCTGCCGGCCCGGCGCTGCTGGGGGTGCTGCTGGCGATCTCGGTCCCGGGCAGCTGTGCCGTCAAGACCGGCGCGGGGGTCGTGACCTGCGGGTCGGTGCTGAAGCTGCTCAACACGCAGCACCGGGTGCGGCTGCACTCGCACGACATCAAATACGGATCCGGTGcgcgggccggggcgggggtcTGACGTCGGGGTTCTGCGGACCAGGGGGCTGGGGGTCATCAGGAGCTGGAGTAGTTGGGGGCCGAGGGCCACAGGCCGGCGGTTCGAGGGGGTCTTCGGGATGCCGTTCGGAGCTGTGGGCCAAGGGACTTGGAGTGCGGCCggaggcgggcgggggctgggggagccGTTGGATCCCAGGGTTGAGGTTGTCCGGGAAAGCTGATGGTGTCCGGGTCGAGGGTCGGAGTTCCCGCGTTGACAGCGACCCCGGGGGTGGGGTGTCGCCCCCCAGGCAGCGGCCAGCAGTCGGTGACCGGCGTGGAGGCGTCTGACGACGCCAACAGCTACTGGCGGATCCGCGGCGGCTCCGAGGGCGGGTGTCCGCGCGGGTCCCCGGTGCGCTGCGGGCAGGCTGTGCGGCTGACGCACGTGCTCACCGGCAAGAACCTGCACACGCACCACTTCCCGTCGCCGCTGTCCCACAACCAGGTGAGCCCCTGGCGTGTGTGCGAGGGGCCCGGCATCTGCTCGGAGCCCCAGCTTCCTGGGTGAAACGGGAATTACAAGTCAGAAGTGTTTGCCGAGCGCCCCCTCGGGGAATGCAGAGGTGACTACTCCAGGGTCCTGTCCCCTGGAGCCCTCAGCCCAGCGGGGACACAAACAGGAAGAGCTGTCCGTCTGGATAGCTCCACTCCTGGGGGCGAGTTGGACACAGGAGGGGGATCCGCATGGCCGTTGGGGTGGGGAATGGGAACCCCGCGGGGAGGAGGAACTGGGGCTGGGCctggaaggatgagtaggagtccGCCAGGCCGCAGAGAGGAGAAGGGCATCTTTCCAAGCCTGGGGAAGAGCCTGTGAGCGGAGTTCATTGGAACTGGGTGGGAGGTGGTACTGGAACAGAGGGTGCTTTGGGGAGgttatcagaaggaaaggatGAGATAATAGAACCTTGGCTGTCAGCCTGAAGGGTAGACTTGATGCTGAGTGAGGGTCAGAGGGGTTAGGACAGGAGAAACCCAGcggaggaaggagggggatgaCTTGGTTCTGTGGGGGCCACTGGTCACCTTCCAGGCAGCTGAGGTGGGGTGTGCATGTGTTTGAAGAGCTGGTGTTGGGGAGGCCCTTCTGGAtgctggggatggggatgggggtgtccCAGTTTGCAGctgtggaagctgaggctcagagaggtgcaggGAAGGACCTGGGTGTGAGTGCAGCTGCCAGGCAATTGCCCATGGGGGACTCAGTGTGCCCTTTGTCATGCGTGACCACTGTCCTCCCACACCACCACCGCCCCCACAGGAGGTGAGCGCCTTTGGGGAGGACGGCGAGGGTGATGACCTGGACCTGTGGACGGTACGCTGCTCGGGGCAGCACTGGGAGCGGGAGGCCGCCGTGCGCTTCCAGCACGTGGGCACTTCCGTGTTCCTGTCGGTCACAGGCGAGCAGTACGGGAGCCCCATCCGGGGGCAGCTCGAGGTGCACGGCATGCCCAGCGCCAACACCCACAATAGGTGGAAGGCCATGGAAGGCATCTTCATCAAGCCCAGCGTGGAGGCCTCTGCAGGCCACGATGAACTCTGAGTGCCGTGGACCTGCGGGTGGAGGGCAGCAGGGTGGGTCATCTGCAGGGCCACTCTTGGGGGAGACTTTGAGTTTGTAGGGGTTCTCAAGTGCCTTTATGATTAAAGAATATTGGCCTGTGGTTGCATTTTGCTGTGAGCCTGGGGGCGACCAGGAGCTGCCAGCTGGCCCAGGTCAGCATCTCTTCCTCA from Globicephala melas chromosome 13, mGloMel1.2, whole genome shotgun sequence carries:
- the SDF2L1 gene encoding stromal cell-derived factor 2-like protein 1, encoding MRSAGRGRAAGPALLGVLLAISVPGSCAVKTGAGVVTCGSVLKLLNTQHRVRLHSHDIKYGSGSGQQSVTGVEASDDANSYWRIRGGSEGGCPRGSPVRCGQAVRLTHVLTGKNLHTHHFPSPLSHNQEVSAFGEDGEGDDLDLWTVRCSGQHWEREAAVRFQHVGTSVFLSVTGEQYGSPIRGQLEVHGMPSANTHNRWKAMEGIFIKPSVEASAGHDEL